ATGGCGCGGAACAGCTGTGCCATGCGCTGCGGTGGAACCTGCCCGAGTTACCTGAGTTGGTCAGGCTACTGAGCACGCCGTTTCACGCATCAGGAGCGGCTTGAAGCTAAGATGTCCGGTACAGAGGCCTGCGCCATAAGCCCCCGCTCGCGCGCCGAGCAGGTATGCTGTGGGGCGTGAGTCCCACCGAACCGCAGGCCGGAGGCCGCGCCGCTATCCGTCTGCTGCAAGGCTACATCTGGCACGCCCAGGACGCCGACATCGATCTGGAGCATTTCCTGCCGCGTGAGCTGGACCTGCCCACGCCCCCCGGCCTGGCCGAGCAGGAAAGCGCCCATGTGCTGTGGGACACGGTCAATCCGCCGTTTGCCTTTTTCGAGAACGGCGAACCCACCGCCTCCCAGGTCTTCTACCAGTTCACGGTGCTGAGGGTGTACGACGAGCGCCCCGACAACACCGAGCTTCACGAGGACGCCAGCGCCGCCTCGCAGGCCCTGGGACCGTTGCTGGACGGCACCCCGGAGGGCGTGGGCTGGCAACTCTGGGAGGATCTGAGAGAGCTGTGATCGGCTGGCTCGATCTGCTGACCGAGGGGGACACCCACCCCCGCCGTTTCGATGGCCCGGCCAGTCTGCGCGCCTACCTGCTGCGCATCGAGCGCCTGTCGGAAGACGCGGCCGACGCGCTGATGGAGGACGGTCAGGTTGCCCCGCCCCTGGCCCGCCGCGAGTACCGGCTGCGGTCCCTGGCCCCCGCCACTTCGCCGTGAGTGACTCCGAGGCGCAGTCCGCAGAGCAGGAGACGGGCGGCCCCATCGTCGCCATTCCCGTTTACGCGGGCGTCAGCGAGCTGGAACTGGGCCTCATGGTCACGGTCTGCCGGTTGTGTGGCGGCGAGGGCGCGTCGGTCACGGTCAACCGCTCGCGC
This genomic stretch from Deinococcus radiopugnans ATCC 19172 harbors:
- a CDS encoding DUF3208 domain-containing protein → MSPTEPQAGGRAAIRLLQGYIWHAQDADIDLEHFLPRELDLPTPPGLAEQESAHVLWDTVNPPFAFFENGEPTASQVFYQFTVLRVYDERPDNTELHEDASAASQALGPLLDGTPEGVGWQLWEDLREL